The following coding sequences lie in one Spirosoma sp. KUDC1026 genomic window:
- a CDS encoding SusC/RagA family TonB-linked outer membrane protein: MKIKFYVRFPWRNVLCLCVTCALLLGAGSSIVRARPTHAQEILNRTLSIKLESVDVKNALSQIEKQANVRFVYSLQTIQPSRKVSLRAENQKLSAILNELLTPIGVTYEEVSSRIVLRKINLKAEVNSLSTEQPLPPVTITGRVIDRSGAPVPGVTILVKNSQTGTTTDATGKFSITAPDDGVLIFSAIGFERQEVAVGNQTQLTVSMTEADQSLNEVVVTALGIKKEAKRLGYATAVVSPEQITTNRTVNFMNALQGKIAGVNISNLGTGAAGTSKIRIRGQSSFSGQNSPLIVINGVPVDNTNFGQNNGNTGSDNSIANRGANYSDGGDGLSSINPDDIEGMTVLKGGTAAALYGSRAKDGVIMITTKTKGSGQGIGVTYNTNFTTDHALDYTDFQYDYGQGEYGVRPTAPNPTSGVWSFGERFAGQTQVLFNGLVLPYEPIRNRINKFYREGSTWTNSIAVSSGSDKGGFNLSVSNTDNKGITPNNTFNRKTINLGFSYNLSPQLTVTGTINYSNENNKNPPQIGQQDNSIPTVLYTLANSLPLEVLNANQINPATGNEYVYSRFQNRTNPYFVLNNKFENIRRDRLFGNLAARYNVTDWLYGQVRVGQDFWARDQDYNFPTGQASLAAAPAGFVNGNYVQEARRFRELNTDFLIGANRKFGPIGVDLTVGGNQLYRRSDLNSVLVTDFIVRGLYVPQNGRVKDPLYGLSERKVNSLYGAAEFSYQDFLYLNATVRNDWFSTLAPGNRSILYPSVTGSFVFSQAFSSLPRWLNFGKLRAAYAEVGSDGDVAPYSNNLFYAVAANLFPNSAGLNQPVGTITSNTVPNANLKPSRTAETEVGLEMKLFDSRVGLDLAFYNKITSDQIVAAQTSDASGYTSTLINNGASRNRGVEVLLNLVPVRTKDFSWDITLNGSYNQTKLLRLLTETPGEQIVVGTGIYVGELRQVVGQPLGQLYTYGYQRDAQGRIVHGGDGLPLRTPSPISLGSALPKFLGGITNSFAYKGINLSVLVDFKLGGKMISGTNLNLFRHGLQKETLVGRGDPDNKMVGAGVNQNGEANTVRAFVQDYYSVGRSKSLGEQVIYDAGFWKLRQISLGYDFTKFLPKSLFIKGIRVSAVANNVAVLKKWVPNIDPEQFGFSSDNLIGLESTGLPITRSVGFNLNVRF, translated from the coding sequence TTCTTAACGAATTGCTGACGCCCATCGGTGTGACGTATGAGGAAGTTAGCTCCCGGATTGTGCTTCGAAAAATAAATTTGAAGGCGGAGGTCAATTCGTTGTCCACAGAGCAGCCGTTACCCCCAGTCACCATTACCGGCCGAGTAATAGATCGATCCGGAGCACCTGTTCCGGGCGTAACGATTCTAGTGAAAAATAGTCAGACGGGCACCACTACCGATGCGACAGGAAAGTTTTCAATTACTGCACCGGATGACGGCGTACTGATTTTCAGTGCGATTGGTTTCGAGCGACAGGAAGTAGCAGTAGGCAATCAGACGCAGCTGACCGTATCCATGACGGAAGCTGATCAGAGCCTGAATGAAGTAGTTGTAACGGCGCTGGGGATCAAAAAAGAAGCGAAGCGACTCGGCTATGCAACCGCCGTAGTCAGTCCTGAGCAAATTACGACCAACCGTACCGTCAATTTTATGAACGCCCTGCAGGGCAAGATTGCCGGGGTAAACATCAGCAACCTTGGTACAGGTGCTGCGGGTACCAGTAAAATCCGGATTCGGGGACAGTCGTCATTTTCCGGACAGAACAGTCCACTGATTGTCATCAACGGAGTACCAGTAGACAATACCAATTTCGGGCAGAATAACGGCAATACAGGTAGTGACAACTCGATCGCCAACCGTGGGGCCAATTACTCGGATGGGGGTGATGGTCTTTCGTCCATCAACCCGGATGATATTGAAGGAATGACCGTACTGAAAGGCGGCACGGCAGCTGCTTTGTACGGCTCTCGGGCGAAGGATGGAGTAATCATGATCACGACCAAAACAAAAGGGAGTGGTCAGGGGATCGGTGTAACGTACAATACAAACTTTACGACCGATCACGCGCTGGATTATACAGACTTTCAGTATGACTACGGACAGGGAGAATACGGCGTTCGGCCAACGGCACCCAACCCAACATCGGGCGTATGGAGTTTCGGAGAGCGGTTTGCGGGACAGACACAGGTTCTTTTTAATGGGCTAGTGCTGCCCTACGAGCCGATTCGCAACCGGATTAATAAATTTTACCGGGAAGGCTCGACCTGGACCAACTCAATCGCTGTCTCGTCCGGTAGCGATAAAGGAGGTTTCAACCTGTCGGTATCCAATACGGATAACAAGGGTATTACGCCCAACAATACGTTTAACCGGAAGACGATCAACCTGGGATTCAGTTATAACCTGTCGCCCCAGCTCACGGTAACGGGGACAATCAATTACTCGAACGAGAATAATAAAAATCCACCCCAGATCGGTCAGCAGGATAACAGCATTCCGACCGTATTATACACGCTGGCCAACTCCTTGCCGCTGGAAGTACTGAACGCCAATCAGATTAATCCGGCCACGGGCAATGAGTACGTGTATTCCCGCTTCCAGAACCGGACGAACCCATACTTCGTGCTGAATAATAAATTTGAAAATATTCGTCGCGACCGGCTCTTCGGCAATCTTGCCGCCCGCTATAACGTAACAGACTGGTTGTATGGCCAGGTGCGCGTTGGGCAGGATTTCTGGGCGCGCGATCAGGACTACAACTTCCCAACGGGCCAGGCATCCCTGGCCGCTGCTCCAGCCGGGTTTGTTAATGGGAACTACGTACAGGAAGCCCGTCGGTTCCGGGAGTTGAACACCGACTTCCTGATCGGTGCTAATCGGAAGTTCGGGCCAATTGGTGTTGACCTGACCGTGGGGGGCAACCAACTGTATCGCCGGAGTGATCTGAACAGTGTACTGGTGACCGATTTCATTGTGCGGGGACTGTACGTACCGCAAAATGGCCGCGTCAAGGATCCCCTTTATGGATTAAGTGAGCGAAAAGTCAATTCGTTGTATGGCGCGGCTGAGTTTTCTTACCAGGACTTTTTGTATTTGAACGCCACGGTGCGTAACGACTGGTTCTCTACGCTTGCGCCCGGAAATCGCAGCATTTTGTATCCATCAGTAACAGGAAGCTTTGTATTCTCCCAGGCGTTTTCGTCGTTACCCCGCTGGCTGAATTTTGGTAAGCTGCGGGCAGCTTATGCCGAAGTAGGCAGCGATGGTGACGTAGCGCCTTACTCGAACAATCTATTCTATGCCGTTGCCGCCAATCTGTTTCCTAACTCCGCTGGTCTGAACCAGCCGGTTGGCACCATTACGTCCAATACCGTTCCAAATGCCAACCTGAAACCAAGCCGGACGGCTGAAACCGAGGTTGGGCTGGAAATGAAGCTGTTCGATAGCCGGGTTGGTCTGGATCTGGCGTTCTACAACAAAATCACGAGCGATCAAATTGTAGCCGCGCAAACCTCCGATGCATCTGGCTATACCAGCACGCTCATCAACAACGGCGCCAGTCGAAACCGAGGGGTAGAAGTTCTGCTTAACCTGGTTCCCGTTCGGACAAAGGATTTCTCCTGGGATATTACGTTGAATGGCTCCTACAACCAGACAAAACTGCTGCGGCTGCTCACCGAAACACCGGGCGAGCAGATTGTGGTGGGCACCGGTATTTACGTGGGCGAACTGCGCCAGGTTGTCGGACAGCCGCTGGGGCAGTTGTACACGTATGGTTACCAGCGTGACGCACAGGGACGTATTGTACACGGCGGTGACGGGCTGCCCCTGCGTACGCCGTCACCAATTTCGCTGGGATCAGCCCTGCCGAAATTTCTGGGTGGCATCACGAACAGCTTTGCTTATAAAGGCATCAACCTATCGGTACTGGTAGACTTCAAACTCGGCGGTAAAATGATTTCGGGAACAAACCTGAATTTGTTCCGGCACGGGCTGCAGAAAGAGACGCTGGTTGGCCGGGGTGATCCCGACAATAAAATGGTCGGAGCCGGGGTGAACCAGAATGGTGAAGCCAACACGGTCCGGGCTTTTGTACAGGATTACTACTCGGTAGGACGCTCCAAGAGTCTGGGCGAACAGGTAATCTATGACGCTGGCTTCTGGAAACTACGGCAAATCAGTCTGGGCTATGATTTTACAAAATTCCTTCCCAAATCCCTCTTCATCAAAGGGATCCGGGTCAGCGCCGTAGCTAACAATGTTGCTGTCCTGAAAAAATGGGTGCCCAACATCGATCCTGAACAGTTTGGCTTCAGTTCCGACAATCTAATTGGTCTTGAATCAACCGGCCTACCCATTACACGGAGCGTTGGCTTCAATTTGAACGTTCGCTTTTAA
- a CDS encoding SusD/RagB family nutrient-binding outer membrane lipoprotein, producing MKKIHLLTPFCALLIGLSGCEKGFDQLNVNPTAATALNPVFTFNNAIINTSFPASILIFEEPIVQQMFSPNSGIIAGGNYNIDNRGSAGANAALWQRYYRDVIRYLVDGLDKTKSDASRSNLYNMMRIWKAYAFMVLTDTYGDVPYTEAGMGFLGSNITPKYDAQEAIYTDILKELTEATAALDATKPTEAGEVMYSGNIDRWKRLGNSLLLRAGMRLSKVNPTLAQSTVQKAVAGGLMQSNADNCAVRNNANYQNSVGTTLNATEAANYYLTGAFVDYLKSTEDPRLASIAVRYVGARSGVEQTAARANRTAAVQIGMPLGYDNGSIPARASADGLASFYDYSQLDRTRLGRFDVPCYLLTYAQTQLLLAEAAQRGWTTGNAADYYNAGVTAHMQQLGDYDATSLVSAANITAYLQKNPYVAARGLEQINTQYWVASLLNGPELFANFRRSGYPTLKPNPYPGKEIKGNFINRLSYPDAEISVNQANLNTVVSRQGPDNLDTRVWWDKQ from the coding sequence ATGAAAAAGATACATCTTCTGACCCCCTTCTGCGCGCTGCTCATTGGTTTGAGTGGCTGCGAGAAAGGATTCGATCAGCTAAACGTTAACCCAACGGCGGCTACGGCGTTGAATCCAGTCTTTACGTTTAATAACGCCATTATCAATACGTCTTTTCCGGCGTCTATTCTGATTTTTGAGGAGCCCATTGTTCAGCAAATGTTCAGTCCAAACTCGGGAATTATAGCCGGAGGTAACTACAACATTGATAACCGCGGATCGGCTGGGGCAAACGCAGCGCTGTGGCAGCGGTACTACCGGGACGTTATCCGGTATCTGGTTGACGGACTGGATAAAACAAAAAGCGATGCCAGCCGCAGCAACCTCTACAACATGATGCGAATCTGGAAAGCCTATGCGTTCATGGTGCTGACAGATACGTACGGCGATGTTCCGTACACCGAAGCCGGTATGGGTTTTCTGGGGAGCAACATCACGCCAAAATACGACGCGCAGGAAGCGATCTACACCGACATTCTGAAGGAGTTGACCGAAGCCACTGCAGCGCTGGATGCGACAAAGCCAACCGAAGCCGGTGAAGTAATGTATAGCGGTAACATTGATCGCTGGAAACGACTGGGTAACTCGCTGCTGCTGCGGGCCGGTATGCGCTTGTCGAAAGTAAATCCAACCCTGGCGCAGTCGACCGTACAGAAAGCCGTGGCCGGTGGGTTGATGCAGTCAAACGCGGATAACTGTGCTGTGCGGAACAATGCCAATTACCAGAACAGTGTTGGTACGACCCTTAACGCTACCGAAGCAGCCAACTACTACCTGACGGGGGCATTTGTTGATTATCTGAAATCAACCGAAGATCCACGGCTGGCGTCGATTGCTGTCCGGTACGTAGGGGCCAGAAGTGGCGTTGAGCAAACGGCTGCCCGGGCTAACCGAACGGCGGCCGTCCAGATCGGGATGCCGTTGGGCTACGACAATGGTAGTATACCCGCCCGGGCCTCTGCCGATGGACTAGCCAGTTTTTACGACTACTCGCAACTGGATCGGACCCGGCTGGGGCGATTCGACGTGCCCTGTTATCTGTTAACCTACGCCCAGACGCAACTGCTACTGGCCGAAGCCGCACAGCGCGGCTGGACTACGGGAAATGCGGCCGACTATTACAATGCCGGTGTAACCGCTCATATGCAGCAACTGGGAGACTATGATGCGACGTCGCTGGTATCGGCGGCTAACATTACGGCTTATTTACAGAAAAACCCCTACGTAGCGGCCAGAGGGCTCGAACAGATCAATACGCAATACTGGGTAGCGTCGCTGCTGAATGGTCCTGAGTTATTTGCCAATTTCCGCCGGAGCGGCTATCCGACGCTGAAGCCAAACCCGTATCCTGGAAAAGAAATCAAAGGAAATTTCATCAACCGGCTCAGCTATCCAGACGCGGAGATTTCGGTTAACCAGGCAAACCTAAATACGGTCGTGTCTCGGCAAGGTCCTGATAATCTGGATACCCGTGTCTGGTGGGATAAACAGTAG
- a CDS encoding RraA family protein — MKGSLFIAAALIGLCAQTQAQQIGASKEAIMAYSQEWKGERYPDGRPKVSDDLVERLKNISIEEAWGVMKNEGYNNQFEAGWQVIHPDKVLAGRVVTAQYMPSRPDMEKPIKEKGKAEKRSGSPNSWPIDVLQTNDVYVADGFGKIIDGTLIGDNLGNSIFAKSKTGVVFDGGVRDLEGLEEIDGFVGYVRGVDPSYIKEMIMTGINCPIRIGRSTVLPGDLVLGKKEGVIFIPAHLAEKVITSAEWVALQDDFGHQMLREGKYTPGEIDMKWSAAIITTFRGWLKSHPEKVKMSAQELEKRITAL; from the coding sequence ATGAAGGGTTCCTTATTCATCGCGGCTGCGCTGATTGGTTTGTGCGCACAGACGCAGGCGCAACAGATTGGCGCTAGCAAAGAAGCCATCATGGCTTACTCGCAGGAGTGGAAAGGCGAACGCTACCCCGACGGCCGGCCGAAAGTGTCGGATGATCTGGTGGAGCGGCTCAAAAACATATCCATCGAAGAGGCCTGGGGAGTCATGAAAAACGAAGGCTACAACAACCAGTTCGAAGCAGGCTGGCAGGTTATCCACCCCGATAAGGTGCTGGCTGGCCGCGTTGTGACGGCGCAGTACATGCCGTCGCGCCCCGATATGGAGAAACCCATCAAGGAGAAAGGGAAAGCAGAAAAACGGTCGGGTTCGCCCAACTCCTGGCCCATTGACGTACTGCAAACCAACGATGTGTACGTAGCAGATGGCTTCGGGAAGATCATCGACGGTACGCTGATCGGCGATAACCTGGGTAATTCCATTTTCGCTAAATCCAAAACGGGAGTGGTGTTCGACGGTGGGGTGCGCGATCTCGAAGGTCTCGAAGAAATCGACGGCTTCGTGGGCTACGTGCGCGGTGTCGATCCATCCTACATCAAGGAAATGATCATGACGGGTATTAACTGCCCCATCCGGATCGGTCGCTCGACGGTTCTCCCCGGCGACCTGGTGCTGGGCAAGAAAGAAGGGGTCATTTTCATTCCGGCGCACCTGGCCGAGAAAGTAATTACCAGCGCAGAGTGGGTAGCCCTGCAGGATGATTTTGGGCATCAGATGCTGCGGGAAGGTAAGTACACCCCCGGCGAAATTGATATGAAATGGAGTGCCGCTATCATTACTACGTTCCGGGGCTGGCTCAAGTCGCACCCAGAAAAAGTGAAAATGTCGGCGCAGGAACTCGAAAAGCGTATCACGGCACTTTAG
- a CDS encoding mandelate racemase/muconate lactonizing enzyme family protein, with protein MKNILDRFAYKRPEPAVPVPQPANPELQRADDRRGFLKKSALGGLSLGLLFDHDKQAEMEYISQKVNRSSKPSELRITDMRVAVLTGVPFTSPIIRIDTNQGISGYGEVRDGASAKYALFLKSRILGKNPCNVEQLFKIIKEFGQHGRAAGGVCGVEMALWDLAGKAYGVPVYQMLGGKYRDEVRLYADTPEEKDPTAFAKKMKAERIDKGFTFLKMDFGIELLADTPGTLIGAGVWDVKRQFGNAPVGPRQVGSYSMTKHPFTRVQVTDKGLDILADYVEKVRNAIGYDMPLAADHFGHFDVNTAIRLGKRLERYQLAWLEDMVPWFYHDQWRQITEAIETPTLTGEDIYLKEEFIKLVDAKAVDLIQPDLASSGGILETKKIGDYAEEKGIPMAMHFAGSPISMMANVHCAAATQNFVALEHHGVDVPFWEDLVTGIEKPIVNQGFIRVPDKPGLGVELNEAVAKQHMMKDEQYFAPSDSWNKVESWDRTWS; from the coding sequence ATGAAAAATATCCTTGACCGTTTTGCCTATAAGCGCCCGGAACCCGCCGTTCCGGTTCCACAACCCGCCAATCCCGAACTCCAACGGGCCGATGATCGCCGGGGATTCCTGAAGAAATCGGCGTTGGGCGGCCTGTCGCTTGGCCTGTTGTTCGACCACGACAAGCAGGCTGAGATGGAGTATATCAGCCAGAAAGTAAACCGCAGTTCCAAACCGTCGGAATTGAGAATCACTGATATGCGGGTGGCTGTGCTGACGGGGGTGCCGTTTACGAGTCCCATCATCCGGATTGATACCAACCAGGGTATTTCGGGCTACGGCGAGGTGCGCGATGGAGCCAGCGCCAAATACGCGCTCTTCCTGAAAAGCCGGATTCTGGGCAAAAACCCCTGCAACGTCGAACAGTTGTTCAAGATCATCAAAGAATTCGGCCAGCATGGTCGGGCTGCGGGCGGGGTTTGTGGCGTCGAAATGGCGCTTTGGGATCTGGCCGGAAAAGCCTACGGGGTGCCGGTCTATCAGATGCTGGGCGGGAAGTACCGCGACGAAGTGCGGCTATACGCCGATACGCCCGAAGAAAAAGACCCAACGGCTTTTGCCAAGAAGATGAAAGCCGAGCGGATCGATAAAGGCTTTACGTTCCTGAAAATGGATTTTGGTATCGAACTCCTAGCCGATACGCCCGGTACGCTGATCGGTGCGGGAGTCTGGGACGTAAAACGACAGTTCGGAAATGCCCCTGTCGGACCCCGGCAGGTAGGTAGCTATAGCATGACCAAACACCCGTTTACGCGGGTGCAGGTGACCGACAAGGGGCTGGATATTCTGGCTGATTACGTCGAGAAGGTACGAAACGCTATTGGGTATGACATGCCGCTGGCGGCCGACCATTTCGGTCATTTCGACGTCAATACGGCAATCCGGCTGGGCAAGAGACTGGAGCGGTACCAACTGGCCTGGCTAGAAGATATGGTGCCCTGGTTCTATCACGATCAGTGGCGGCAGATTACCGAAGCGATCGAAACCCCAACGCTGACGGGCGAAGATATTTACCTGAAAGAAGAGTTTATCAAACTCGTCGATGCGAAAGCCGTCGACCTGATCCAGCCCGATCTGGCATCGTCGGGGGGGATTCTGGAAACCAAAAAGATTGGTGATTATGCCGAAGAAAAAGGCATACCGATGGCGATGCACTTTGCTGGATCGCCCATTTCGATGATGGCTAACGTGCACTGTGCGGCCGCTACTCAGAACTTTGTCGCGCTGGAACACCACGGCGTCGACGTGCCTTTCTGGGAGGATCTGGTAACGGGTATTGAGAAACCCATCGTAAATCAGGGGTTCATCCGGGTGCCGGATAAACCAGGCCTGGGCGTCGAACTAAACGAAGCCGTGGCCAAACAGCACATGATGAAAGACGAGCAGTATTTCGCCCCGTCCGACAGCTGGAACAAAGTCGAATCCTGGGACCGGACCTGGAGTTAA
- a CDS encoding alpha-amylase family protein: MTLLRLLFLISTLLVHTTILAQKATRVTSKASTKPTSNYWWKQNNLRVIQTNLPAYEAATLNPDSLVKDLLACSANTLLINAGGIMAFYPTQLDFHYTNPYMKTNMLGEVVEKCHQHGIRVMVRFDFSRVHESIFKAHPDWCYISPKGERIINTDMYVVSINAPYVQDKAFRIIEEVIDRYPIDGVFLNMPGYQVNNPYEGKYHGIDQNEYDKKRFADYSKSMKLPTEENKADPVFQTYQAFKKFTTDDWTKRLHTLIKSKNEQIALCTYMDQYVDIIRHESQTNSLPYWPYSASDNVNNAVHSYPDHIISNSSIQQISFQSRYNAVEPEEVAIRLYENIANGSGLDISMMGDMRGYEDERNFGIIKRIYAHHKKFEPYFGNYTSVAKIAIVAPGSWPSGAPMQEYRGIQLMLKEAHLAFDIIEDSQLDKQAEKLKQYQLLILPDITYLNPASMQALRNASQQGTNLIATNTTMFDNAASLMDLFGAKIVNRDHEGSGFYLRPDNKELFKRLPGQTMLFWKFNLGLYDLSGADARFLPILAKGRPGPPEIIGGHDPTGYYGMATKKYGRSTNVILPINLGRLYYMHGYQEHKNVLLDAIDRVFPDASQLLQTNAPERVEVIVQQYGRNERQNPSRKTDDGLIVHLVNLTGFSGNTYFKPLPIYNLTFRVKADKKPASLLSMATDKAVPFTWQDGYVNFTLDKLEQFDGILINN, encoded by the coding sequence ATGACGCTGTTACGTCTTCTCTTTTTGATAAGTACGCTACTGGTTCACACCACCATTCTGGCGCAAAAAGCCACCCGCGTTACGTCCAAAGCCAGTACGAAACCAACGTCAAATTATTGGTGGAAACAAAACAACCTGCGAGTGATTCAAACCAATCTTCCTGCCTACGAAGCCGCGACGCTTAACCCCGACTCGTTGGTAAAAGACCTGCTGGCCTGTTCGGCCAATACGTTGCTGATCAACGCGGGCGGCATCATGGCGTTTTACCCGACGCAACTCGATTTCCACTACACGAACCCCTACATGAAAACCAACATGCTGGGCGAAGTCGTCGAGAAGTGCCACCAGCACGGCATCCGGGTTATGGTACGGTTTGATTTCAGTCGGGTCCATGAAAGCATTTTCAAGGCCCACCCGGACTGGTGTTACATATCACCGAAAGGCGAGCGAATCATTAACACGGATATGTACGTCGTATCCATCAACGCGCCCTACGTGCAGGACAAGGCGTTTCGGATCATCGAGGAAGTTATCGACCGCTACCCCATCGACGGTGTTTTCCTGAATATGCCGGGCTATCAGGTCAATAACCCCTATGAGGGAAAGTACCACGGCATCGACCAGAACGAGTACGACAAAAAGCGCTTTGCGGATTATAGCAAGAGCATGAAACTACCAACGGAGGAAAACAAAGCTGACCCGGTTTTCCAGACGTACCAGGCGTTCAAGAAATTTACGACCGACGACTGGACCAAACGGCTCCACACGCTTATTAAATCGAAGAATGAGCAGATTGCGCTCTGCACGTACATGGATCAATACGTCGACATTATTCGCCACGAGTCGCAGACGAACAGCCTGCCCTATTGGCCCTACTCGGCGTCCGACAACGTGAACAATGCGGTTCATTCCTACCCGGACCACATCATCAGCAACAGCAGCATTCAGCAGATTTCGTTTCAGTCGCGCTACAACGCGGTCGAACCGGAAGAAGTAGCGATCCGGCTGTATGAGAACATTGCCAACGGTTCGGGTCTCGACATCAGCATGATGGGCGATATGCGGGGTTACGAGGACGAACGGAATTTCGGCATCATCAAACGGATTTATGCGCACCATAAGAAGTTCGAGCCCTACTTCGGTAATTATACCTCGGTTGCCAAAATCGCCATTGTTGCACCGGGTTCCTGGCCGAGTGGCGCACCCATGCAGGAATATCGGGGGATTCAGCTGATGCTGAAGGAAGCCCACCTGGCGTTCGATATTATCGAGGATTCGCAGTTGGACAAACAGGCCGAAAAGCTCAAGCAGTACCAACTTCTGATTCTGCCGGACATTACGTACCTCAACCCCGCGTCGATGCAGGCGTTACGTAATGCCTCCCAGCAGGGCACGAACCTGATTGCCACGAACACGACAATGTTCGATAATGCAGCGAGTTTGATGGACTTGTTCGGCGCTAAAATCGTGAACCGTGACCACGAAGGCAGCGGTTTCTACCTCCGACCCGATAATAAGGAACTGTTCAAACGCCTGCCCGGCCAGACAATGCTGTTCTGGAAGTTTAACCTGGGATTATACGATCTAAGTGGAGCTGACGCCCGATTCCTACCCATTCTCGCGAAAGGACGCCCCGGACCACCGGAAATTATTGGCGGGCATGATCCGACGGGTTACTACGGTATGGCGACGAAGAAATATGGGCGTAGCACGAACGTCATTTTACCCATTAACCTCGGTCGGCTGTATTATATGCACGGTTATCAGGAACACAAAAACGTGCTGCTTGACGCTATCGATCGTGTTTTTCCTGACGCCAGTCAGTTGCTGCAAACTAACGCGCCGGAGCGGGTTGAAGTGATTGTGCAGCAGTACGGCCGGAACGAACGACAAAACCCATCCCGAAAAACTGATGATGGTCTGATCGTGCATCTGGTTAACCTGACGGGTTTCAGCGGTAATACGTATTTCAAGCCCCTGCCCATTTACAACCTTACCTTCCGCGTCAAAGCTGATAAGAAACCAGCCTCGCTCCTGTCGATGGCAACCGATAAAGCCGTGCCGTTTACCTGGCAGGATGGCTACGTCAATTTTACGCTGGATAAACTCGAGCAATTTGATGGCATTCTGATTAACAACTAA
- a CDS encoding 6-bladed beta-propeller, with the protein MAFSSRRDFIRQTVLATVAGSSASAWLPARAEPRKNEPVILGHNGFRYRVVPGWGVLDAGKNPVNDCHEMVQDAKGRIILLTNETKNNVLMYDKSGKLLGTWGHDYPGGHGLTIGGEGNEQYLIICDTDRHQVIKTDLNGRELMKIDYPRETGTYAYPTQFKPTESAINPANGDIYVVDGYGLNYVTQYDSSGKLIRQFGGGGQGDANFDCCHGIVVDRRQATPTLIITDRRRNALKRFTLDGKYLSTIALPGSFICRPVIHGDHLYGAVYRSTSEQYAESGYVQILDKNDKVVSTPGGSEPVYQAGKLMEQRKELAGSPFLHPHDVLVDEDENLYVAQWSSKKTYPVKLERVG; encoded by the coding sequence ATGGCTTTTTCATCCCGTCGTGATTTCATCCGGCAAACCGTGTTGGCGACGGTGGCTGGCAGCAGCGCGTCTGCCTGGTTACCGGCACGTGCAGAACCCCGAAAAAACGAACCGGTTATTCTTGGGCATAATGGCTTCCGGTATCGGGTGGTGCCGGGCTGGGGCGTTCTGGATGCGGGAAAAAATCCGGTCAACGACTGCCACGAGATGGTGCAGGACGCCAAAGGTCGGATCATTCTGCTGACCAACGAGACAAAAAATAACGTGCTGATGTACGATAAATCGGGCAAGCTGCTCGGTACCTGGGGACACGATTACCCTGGCGGGCATGGACTGACCATTGGTGGAGAAGGGAATGAGCAATACTTAATCATCTGCGATACCGACCGGCATCAGGTGATCAAAACGGACCTCAACGGGCGGGAGCTGATGAAGATTGATTACCCGCGCGAAACGGGTACGTATGCCTATCCAACGCAGTTCAAACCAACCGAATCGGCCATCAATCCGGCTAACGGTGACATCTATGTGGTTGATGGATACGGCCTGAATTACGTTACGCAGTACGACAGCAGCGGTAAACTCATCCGTCAGTTTGGGGGTGGTGGGCAGGGCGACGCCAACTTCGATTGCTGTCACGGGATCGTTGTCGACCGACGGCAGGCAACGCCCACGCTGATCATCACCGACCGGCGACGGAATGCCCTCAAACGCTTCACCCTCGACGGAAAATATCTGTCGACCATTGCCCTGCCGGGTTCGTTCATCTGCCGGCCGGTCATTCATGGCGATCACTTATACGGAGCGGTTTACCGGAGTACGTCCGAACAGTACGCCGAGTCGGGGTACGTGCAGATTCTGGATAAGAATGATAAGGTCGTTTCCACGCCCGGCGGCTCCGAGCCAGTCTATCAGGCGGGAAAACTCATGGAGCAACGCAAAGAACTGGCAGGTTCGCCTTTTCTGCACCCGCACGATGTGCTGGTGGATGAAGACGAAAACCTGTACGTAGCGCAGTGGAGTTCGAAAAAAACGTACCCCGTCAAACTGGAACGGGTTGGCTAA